The Parashewanella spongiae genome has a window encoding:
- a CDS encoding IS66 family transposase has product MKIESYNTLYRLAHYQLPDGSTLTGKLPKELNGQHFGNELRSYVLYQYHHCQVTQPLLCEQLRDWGVDISSGQLNQILQQGHEGFHQGKDDLLNKGLSSTGYITTDDTGGRHLGNNGYVTHIGNEFFAWFQSSDSKSRINFLSILCGQQQGYKLNATAFEYMKEYKLPEVQRKQLANHPCQFFETKEKWDAHLNQLNITRRHHMRAATEGALLAQAIEIHSIESLVVVSDGAGQFNVLIHALCWVHAERLVYKLVPLNEAHREGIKKVRGEIWDLYRDLKRYKAQPQPSKKTELEKEFERIFTQKTSYQLLNQQLKRLHKHKSSLLRVLDRPEIPLHTNGSENDLREHVKRRKISGGTRSDLGRQCRDTFSSLKKTCRKLKISFWQYLQDRLSMSNSISSLGELVLEKASAAKGY; this is encoded by the coding sequence ATGAAAATCGAATCATATAATACCCTTTATCGTCTTGCGCATTATCAACTTCCTGATGGCTCAACGTTGACGGGGAAATTACCAAAAGAGCTAAACGGGCAACATTTTGGTAACGAGTTAAGAAGTTATGTACTGTATCAATATCATCACTGTCAAGTCACTCAACCTTTATTATGTGAGCAATTACGTGATTGGGGAGTCGATATTTCATCAGGTCAATTAAACCAAATACTACAACAAGGTCATGAAGGCTTTCATCAAGGAAAAGATGATTTGCTTAATAAAGGCCTGAGCAGTACTGGTTACATTACGACTGATGATACTGGTGGACGTCACTTAGGGAATAATGGTTATGTGACTCATATTGGTAATGAGTTTTTCGCTTGGTTCCAAAGTTCAGATAGCAAAAGTCGAATTAACTTTCTCTCAATTCTTTGCGGTCAACAGCAGGGCTACAAGCTAAATGCTACGGCTTTTGAGTATATGAAAGAGTACAAGCTACCAGAAGTCCAAAGAAAGCAACTTGCCAACCATCCTTGCCAATTTTTTGAAACCAAAGAAAAGTGGGATGCACATCTTAACCAGTTAAACATCACTCGAAGGCACCACATGCGTGCCGCTACTGAAGGCGCATTACTAGCGCAAGCTATTGAGATACACTCCATTGAATCACTGGTTGTTGTCAGTGATGGTGCTGGTCAATTTAATGTTCTTATTCATGCGTTGTGTTGGGTTCACGCTGAACGCTTAGTTTATAAGCTTGTGCCATTGAATGAAGCGCACCGAGAAGGCATCAAAAAGGTTCGAGGTGAAATTTGGGATCTATATCGAGATTTAAAACGGTATAAAGCTCAACCACAACCCAGCAAGAAAACAGAGTTAGAAAAGGAGTTTGAGCGAATTTTCACTCAAAAAACCAGTTATCAGCTTCTCAATCAACAACTGAAGCGATTACATAAACATAAATCATCATTGCTTCGAGTATTAGACCGACCAGAAATACCACTTCACACCAATGGCAGTGAAAATGACTTACGGGAACATGTAAAGAGACGAAAAATCAGCGGTGGGACTAGAAGTGATTTAGGGCGACAATGTAGGGATACATTTTCCAGCCTAAAGAAGACTTGTCGGAAACTGAAAATATCGTTTTGGCAATATCTTCAGGATCGACTTTCAATGAGCAATAGTATTTCATCCTTGGGAGAATTGGTGCTGGAAAAAGCGAGTGCTGCCAAGGGTTATTGA
- a CDS encoding ABC transporter ATP-binding protein — protein sequence MEQSTGDTKSLWKLLSPHKPKTRSFIYLAILTLITTGLELILPLYSSHLVDSISAEGIDKLLIVGLVVIVLISALLEAVLSWFGGRVGHKINFKLRFSLIGRLLHGHTENLEKEHSAELSAHVINDSNIVKSVLAGDLIGLFSGLISLISVVTIMFLLDWRLTLVLLSCVLIGFILITPISLLMNNIGAKSQAAEANLLKNCTEWVRNTKLLKSHNASNHFHQKSHALLNECFVQEMRETKVMSFIGPIANLVLMISMIAILAFSAYWLEQGTMTLGTVTAFLLYLFGLTFPLMSMAMFFSNLNKASGVSRRLTEIANIPKECTQGSGFQLEQIESFSFQNLNFKPNDKQILNNINYCFSGKGLWFVIGESGSGKSTLLNQLLGFYPETHQEILINNKTLDQYNLASIRQAVAWVDQEPKLLNASIRDNLTLGLPEFIDDKVLFLQLKAVGLHDWLERISHDLSLMVSEQVNQFSGGEKQRFAIARAMIRKTQVLLLDEPTSALDDTNTI from the coding sequence ATGGAACAATCAACTGGTGATACCAAATCACTTTGGAAACTCTTATCTCCCCATAAACCTAAAACTCGCTCTTTTATTTATTTAGCAATCTTAACCCTTATTACGACTGGATTAGAATTAATTTTACCTCTTTATTCAAGTCACTTAGTGGACTCAATTAGCGCAGAAGGTATTGATAAACTCCTGATTGTCGGCCTAGTGGTGATTGTTTTAATCAGTGCATTATTAGAAGCCGTGTTAAGTTGGTTTGGTGGAAGAGTTGGACACAAAATCAACTTCAAACTCAGATTCAGTTTAATTGGGCGGTTACTTCATGGTCATACTGAAAATTTAGAAAAAGAGCATAGTGCAGAATTAAGTGCTCATGTAATTAACGACTCCAATATTGTAAAGTCTGTGTTAGCTGGAGACTTGATTGGTTTATTCAGTGGCTTAATTTCTCTCATTTCCGTTGTCACCATCATGTTTTTACTTGATTGGCGTTTGACCTTAGTATTGCTGAGTTGTGTGTTAATCGGTTTTATTCTTATCACTCCTATTAGTCTGCTGATGAATAACATTGGCGCAAAATCACAAGCGGCTGAAGCCAATTTATTGAAAAATTGTACTGAATGGGTGCGTAATACTAAATTGCTCAAATCTCACAATGCGAGCAACCACTTCCATCAAAAGTCACATGCATTACTTAATGAATGTTTCGTACAAGAAATGCGAGAAACTAAAGTAATGTCATTCATTGGGCCGATTGCTAATTTGGTACTCATGATAAGCATGATTGCAATTTTAGCATTCTCAGCATACTGGCTTGAACAAGGAACGATGACATTAGGAACAGTGACGGCATTTCTATTATATTTATTCGGCCTTACTTTTCCTTTAATGTCGATGGCCATGTTTTTTAGTAACTTGAACAAAGCGTCAGGCGTATCACGTCGACTGACTGAAATTGCAAACATACCAAAAGAGTGCACGCAAGGATCTGGCTTTCAACTTGAACAAATTGAAAGTTTTTCATTTCAAAACCTCAATTTTAAACCCAATGATAAGCAGATATTGAATAATATTAATTATTGTTTTTCAGGCAAAGGCTTATGGTTTGTCATAGGTGAAAGTGGCAGCGGAAAAAGTACATTACTCAATCAACTACTTGGTTTTTATCCTGAAACACATCAAGAGATACTTATTAACAATAAGACATTAGATCAATATAACTTAGCCTCAATAAGACAAGCTGTTGCATGGGTTGATCAAGAGCCAAAGTTATTAAATGCAAGCATTCGAGATAATCTTACTTTAGGTCTTCCTGAGTTTATAGATGATAAGGTACTTTTCTTACAACTAAAAGCCGTTGGTTTGCATGACTGGCTTGAAAGAATAAGCCACGATTTATCACTCATGGTGTCTGAGCAGGTCAATCAATTCTCTGGTGGTGAAAAACAGCGTTTTGCAATAGCAAGAGCAATGATAAGAAAAACTCAAGTGCTTTTATTAGATGAACCAACATCAGCGCTAGATGATACGAATACTATTTGA
- the pilW gene encoding type IV pilus biogenesis/stability protein PilW, with amino-acid sequence MKQGLLQISCIATALLLSACVSERTYNGTGDPVSEYKFDPVSAARERMQLGLTYLRRGNTEQAKFNLDKALEYAPDLEEVHTALAYYYQKVGDTRKAEKSYNNAINSKNVTGDSYNNFGVFLCQQKKFSESEKMFLAAIDMPKYTRSASSYENLGLCSQEADQLEKARKYFELALKYDSRRATSLLELTRVYFQLKQLPQAKAELERYHNVAFQTAESLSLGIDIELGLNDKTAAKTLALVLQAKFPASPQAKKIRANMH; translated from the coding sequence ATGAAACAGGGATTGCTTCAAATCAGCTGTATTGCTACAGCGTTATTGTTATCAGCTTGTGTCAGTGAGCGAACTTATAATGGAACTGGTGATCCGGTTTCAGAATATAAATTTGATCCCGTTTCGGCTGCGAGAGAAAGAATGCAATTAGGATTAACTTACCTGAGACGTGGTAACACTGAACAAGCTAAGTTCAATTTAGATAAAGCACTAGAATATGCACCTGATCTTGAAGAGGTGCATACAGCACTGGCTTACTACTACCAAAAAGTAGGAGATACCCGCAAAGCTGAGAAATCATATAATAATGCCATTAACAGTAAAAATGTAACTGGCGACTCTTATAACAACTTTGGAGTTTTTCTTTGTCAGCAAAAAAAGTTTTCTGAATCTGAAAAAATGTTTCTTGCTGCGATTGATATGCCCAAATACACACGCTCTGCGTCAAGTTACGAAAATTTGGGGCTGTGTAGCCAAGAAGCGGATCAGTTAGAAAAAGCGCGAAAGTATTTTGAATTGGCGCTAAAGTATGATTCTAGAAGAGCAACGTCATTATTAGAGCTAACGAGAGTTTACTTCCAGTTAAAACAATTACCGCAAGCCAAAGCTGAATTAGAGCGGTATCACAATGTAGCATTTCAAACGGCGGAAAGTTTATCGTTAGGGATTGATATTGAACTTGGACTTAATGATAAAACGGCTGCTAAAACTCTTGCATTAGTATTACAAGCAAAGTTTCCTGCCTCTCCACAAGCCAAAAAAATTCGAGCAAATATGCACTAA
- a CDS encoding bifunctional tRNA (adenosine(37)-C2)-methyltransferase TrmG/ribosomal RNA large subunit methyltransferase RlmN produces the protein MSDKKINLLDLDRKAMRQLFADMGEKPFRADQLMKWIYHFGVTDIEDMNNINKKLRTKLISKCEIVAPEISSFQKSEDGTIKFAIDVGDGQEVETVYIPEEDRATLCVSSQVGCALACTFCSTGHQGFNRNLSVSEIVGQIWRVCDFLGFQKETGERPITNVVMMGMGEPLLNLSNLIPSLKIMLDDFGFSLSKRRVTVSTSGVVPALDKMGDELDVALAVSIHAPDDELRDVLVPVNKKYPLKEFLDGIRRYIAKSNANRGRVTIEYVMLDHINDSTDQAHELAKLLKDTPCKINLIPFNPYPGSPYGRSSNSRIDRFSKVLMGYDVTVIVRKTRGDDIDAACGQLAGDIRDRTQRLAKKRMQEQQISVTMD, from the coding sequence ATGAGTGATAAAAAGATCAATTTATTAGATCTCGATCGTAAGGCAATGCGACAGCTATTCGCCGATATGGGTGAAAAACCGTTTCGTGCTGATCAACTGATGAAATGGATCTATCACTTTGGTGTTACTGACATTGAAGATATGAACAACATCAATAAAAAATTGCGTACAAAACTCATTTCGAAGTGTGAAATAGTGGCACCAGAGATCTCCAGTTTCCAAAAGTCTGAGGATGGTACCATCAAATTTGCAATTGATGTGGGCGATGGTCAAGAAGTTGAAACTGTTTATATTCCTGAAGAAGACAGAGCAACGCTTTGTGTTTCATCACAAGTGGGTTGCGCATTGGCTTGTACGTTTTGCTCGACAGGACATCAAGGTTTTAACCGTAACTTATCTGTGTCAGAAATTGTCGGTCAAATCTGGCGAGTGTGCGACTTTTTAGGTTTTCAAAAAGAAACGGGCGAGCGTCCAATCACTAATGTTGTAATGATGGGAATGGGTGAGCCATTATTAAATTTATCGAATTTAATACCTTCTCTAAAGATTATGCTAGATGATTTTGGTTTTAGTCTATCGAAACGCCGCGTGACGGTTTCTACATCAGGTGTCGTACCAGCATTAGACAAAATGGGCGATGAACTTGATGTTGCATTAGCCGTGAGTATTCACGCACCTGACGATGAACTTCGCGACGTTCTGGTTCCCGTTAACAAAAAATATCCGTTAAAAGAATTTTTGGATGGGATCAGACGCTATATTGCTAAATCGAATGCGAACAGAGGTCGGGTGACGATTGAATATGTCATGCTGGATCACATTAATGACAGTACCGATCAAGCTCATGAATTGGCAAAACTGTTAAAAGATACGCCATGTAAAATTAACTTAATTCCGTTTAACCCTTACCCAGGTTCTCCGTACGGTCGTTCATCAAACTCTCGTATTGATAGATTCTCCAAGGTGTTAATGGGGTACGATGTAACTGTTATTGTTAGAAAAACTCGTGGTGATGATATTGATGCGGCATGTGGGCAACTTGCAGGAGATATTCGAGACAGAACCCAGCGACTAGCAAAAAAACGCATGCAAGAGCAACAAATTTCGGTCACAATGGATTAA
- a CDS encoding RodZ domain-containing protein, whose translation MKDLKSDVSETQALQQEEPVHTIGSLLKSARLARNLSIESVSKSLNLRMTIVNDIEADDFSNIGSSTYARGYIKNYARLVVADPLLIHECIDSQLGKLCDPAMQSFSRKTTREATDSRLIWLTYLIVFTLLALFILWWIQKAELFGTKADLSQPSIEEVEQLAIQTVPSSIQSQTTTDEIKSNKAILPQDNNPVVSVSGEESHSVLPRGQDEAPREEVNIEDAEITQDNATSQVNDLKLVEANDTVLTEINLTLTGDCWIKIQDATGEVIVSGLKKSGRSITVSGQAPFQAIFGAPRVIQLSLNGKTVNLDKFPSGRVARMTLPLNE comes from the coding sequence ATGAAAGACTTAAAATCAGACGTGTCTGAAACACAAGCACTACAACAAGAAGAACCAGTACATACAATAGGTTCATTGCTAAAATCGGCAAGACTAGCGAGAAATCTCAGCATTGAAAGTGTCTCGAAATCACTGAATTTACGTATGACTATTGTAAATGACATCGAAGCGGATGACTTTAGCAACATAGGTTCTTCAACTTATGCTCGTGGATACATAAAAAATTATGCGAGATTGGTTGTTGCTGATCCTTTGTTAATTCACGAATGTATTGATAGCCAATTGGGTAAACTGTGCGACCCAGCGATGCAGAGTTTTTCTCGTAAAACGACTCGAGAAGCAACAGACAGTCGTTTGATATGGTTGACTTACCTTATAGTATTCACGTTACTCGCACTATTTATTCTTTGGTGGATACAAAAAGCCGAGCTATTTGGGACAAAAGCTGATTTATCTCAACCAAGCATTGAAGAAGTAGAGCAATTAGCGATTCAAACGGTGCCTTCAAGCATTCAATCGCAGACTACCACTGACGAAATTAAATCAAATAAGGCAATACTTCCTCAAGATAATAATCCAGTGGTGAGTGTTTCAGGTGAGGAAAGCCATTCTGTTTTACCAAGAGGGCAAGATGAAGCTCCCCGAGAAGAAGTTAATATTGAGGACGCTGAAATCACTCAGGATAATGCAACCTCACAAGTAAACGATCTGAAACTTGTTGAAGCAAACGATACAGTATTAACAGAAATTAATTTAACTTTAACTGGCGATTGCTGGATAAAGATTCAAGATGCTACAGGTGAAGTGATTGTTTCTGGTTTGAAAAAGTCAGGTAGATCAATAACAGTTTCAGGCCAAGCACCCTTCCAAGCAATTTTTGGTGCTCCACGCGTGATTCAGCTAAGTTTAAATGGAAAAACTGTTAATTTGGATAAATTCCCTTCAGGGCGAGTGGCAAGAATGACTTTGCCTCTTAATGAATAA